One window of Papaver somniferum cultivar HN1 chromosome 9, ASM357369v1, whole genome shotgun sequence genomic DNA carries:
- the LOC113307589 gene encoding protein trichome birefringence-like 33, whose translation MKPSISFASLSSRRITTTLSPYLFTFIVFVFLLSILHENSVSCFLRQTLNRLQPEASEADNKQTILIETDIKKQVKLPYAIGEPHGDEDHQECDVFSGKWVYDESNRPLYEEPECPYIPSQLTCQKEGRPDKGYQHWRWQPHGCSLPSFNASFMLEKLRGKRMLFIGDSLNRGQFTSMVCLLQKVIPAHAKSMRTVSDSLTVFTAKDYNVTIEFYWAPFLLESNSDNAIIHRFPDRLVRKDSIDKHGQHWKGADVLVFNTYIWWCTGLKFKLLQGSFQDEEKLTEELKTEDAYRVAMKSLVKWVEKNTNPEKNRVMFTSMSPIHEKSREWGGEPNENCLNQTTPIEDPEYWGLGSRKKVMEVVKQEFSKSKVPITLLNITQLSEYRKDAHITIYKKQWDPLTKEQIANPTSYADCVHWCLPGLQDTWNELLYTKLFYPYK comes from the exons ATGAAACCTTCAATCTCCTTTGCATCCCTATCTTCTCGTAGAATAACTACAACTCTTTCTCCATACCTTTTTACTTTCATAGTTTTCGTTTTCCTTCTCTCTATTCTTCATGAGAACAGTGTTAGTTGTTTTCTGAGACAAACTTTGAATCGGTTACAACCAGAAGCATCAGAAGCAGACAACAAACAAACAATTTTGATAGAAACAG ATATTAAGAAGCAGGTGAAATTGCCATATGCAATTGGAGAGCCTCATGGTGATGAAGATCATCAAGAATGTGATGTATTTAGTGGGAAATGGGTCTACGATGAATCAAATCGACCGCTTTATGAAGAACCGGAATGTCCATACATACCATCTCAACTCACTTGTCAAAAAGAAGGAAGACCTGATAAAGGCTATCAACATTGGAGATGGCAACCTCATGGTTGTTCTCTGCCCAG TTTCAATGCAAGTTTCATGCTGGAAAAACTTAGAGGTAAGAGGATGTTGTTTATTGGTGACTCCTTGAATCGGGGTCAATTCACTTCCATGGTGTGTCTCCTCCAGAAGGTCATCCCTGCACACGCCAAATCCATGCGAACCGTTAGTGACTCTCTCACTGTATTCACAGCCAAG GACTACAATGTGACGATCGAGTTTTATTGGGCACCATTTCTTTTGGAATCAAACTCCGATAACGCCATAATCCATAGGTTTCCAGATAGATTGGTTCGTAAAGATTCTATCGACAAGCACGGTCAACATTGGAAGGGAGCGGACGTTTTGGTGTTCAATACCTACATTTGGTGGTGTACTGGGCTGAAGTTTAAATTATT ACAAGGATCATTCCAAGATGAAGAGAAATTAACCGAGGAGTTGAAGACGGAAGATGCATATCGTGTGGCAATGAAGAGTCTGGTGAAATGGGTAGAAAAAAATACAAATCCTGAGAAAAATAGGGTTATGTTCACTTCCATGTCGCCTATCCACGAGAA GAGCCGTGAATGGGGTGGGGAACCAAATGAGAATTGTCTCAATCAAACGACTCCAATAGAAGATCCAGAATATTGGGGACTAGGGTCTCGGAAAAAAGTAATGGAAGTGGTTAAACAAGAATTCAGTAAATCAAAAGTACCTATTACATTACTAAACATTACACAACTCTCCGAGTATAGAAAAGATGCACATATAACAATATATAAGAAGCAATGGGATCCCTTAACAAAAGAGCAGATAGCTAATCCAACTAGTTATGCTGATTGTGTTCATTGGTGTTTGCCTGGACTTCAAGATACTTGGAATGAACTCTTATACACCAAACTTTTCTATCCTTACAAATAA